GTTGTTCCGCTTGCGCATGAGCTCTGGTTCAACAGATTGAGACAACGTGAAGACCGGCTGCAAATGATCGTGGATCATTACATTAAAGAAGAATCCCGGCATGAGGCGGCGCGATTGCTCCTTGAACAGCGGAATGTGTTTACGATAGAGGCCAGGAAGCAAATGAATCAGCGACTCTCCGGCAAGCAGGCAGGTGCTGCCAAATGAGCGGAAGGATTACGTTCTGGCCCTCTGGCACTACGATAGAAGTAAAGCCGGGAACCCCCATTCTCACGGCGGCGAGAAGGGCCGGTGTGCTCATTCAGACACGCTGCGGGGGAAATGCCGCTTGCTTTATGTGCAAGGTGAAAATACGTCCGGAGAGCGACCTGATGCCTATCGCGGATGAGGAGAAGCGGAAGCTTGCCGGTCTGGAACAAGAGGGATACAGGCTTGCTTGTCAGGCAAAGGTAAGAGGCGTCGTTCAAGTGGACGTGCCGCTTGATCCGCTCCGTGCCGCTGTTCAGAAGCTTCTGGCGAAGCAGGCGGAGGAAAAAGACGAGTTGTGGTAGAACGAGGAGGAGCAGCAATTGATGCGGGTAAAAAAGAGAAATCCATTGCCTGGAGCTTCTGGCCGTTTGGCAATGCTTACTATTTTGATCGTGACCGTGCTGTCGTTAAGCGGCTGCATGTATCCGAAGAGCGAGCTTAAGCAAAATCAGGCCGCACCAAAGGAAGCCGTCAGGAATGTGCAGGCAGCTATTGATCAATACCAGTCAGAGACCGGGATGCTGCCTATGAAAAACAGCAGCGGGGATACACCGGTCTATGAAAAGTTCCAGGTTGATTTTACGCAGTTGAAGAACAAGGGATATCTGAGTTCGATACCAACCGCAGCTTTCGAGAATGGCGGCAATTATTATTTTCTGATTATTAACGAAGAGACAAAGCCGCAGATCAAGCTGATGAATCTGGTTACCTATCAGCAGATCAACGATATTCAAAGCTGGGTGAACGATTATAAGAAGAACCACGATAACCAGCTGCCTAAAGGCGAGCCCGCTTATCCGGGATATTCTTATATCGATTATAAAGCGGTGAACAAAAAAGAACCGGAGCTGCATAGCGATTATACCTTCCAGACGCTGGCGGCAATTATGGACGAGTCCGGCCGCGTATATACGGATTACGGGATAGACATCATGCAGGCGATGCAGAAGAAAGGCGAGACGGATATTGCGGCAGACACCGATCTACGAACCGTTCTGGTTGATTCGGGTATGTTTGTACCGGTCAAAGCGCCTGTCTATCACTGGGTGAATAAAGAACCGCAGGCCGTTTCGGATCAAGGCAAATAAGCGGAAAACACGAATCCTCATTACCTTCCTATACGGACCGGTAGTGAGGATTTTTTGGTATAGAAATCTTTACATCTTCATATAACTCAATCTTGGAAGGGCAAGAGCGTGACTGACTTAAGGGAAAAATTGTGAAAGGAATCGGAATATTCGGTAGGCTAGGACAATATGATATTACTAGTCCAACAAGCTGTACGAGTTGCGTCGCTGGCCTGCCCTCTGAGTCCGGTGGAAGGCGGCGAACCGGAAAATCAATTGGGAGGGGATATTCAGTGGAGAAAGTAGACATTTTCAAGGATATAGCCGAACGTACCGGCGGGGATATTTACCTCGGGGTCGTAGGGGCTGTCCGTACGGGCAAATCAACGTTTATTAAGCGGTTTATGGAAACGGTTGTGCTTCCGAATATTGCAAGCGAAGCCGAGCGTGTGAGAGCCGTTGATGAACTTCCTCAAAGCGCCGCGGGTAAAACGATCATGACAACTGAACCGAAGTTTGTACCGAATCAAGCGGTACAATTACGCGTCAGTGAAGGACTTGATGTAAACATCAGGCTTGTGGACTGCGTTGGTTACGCCGTTGAAGGGGCGAAAGGTTATGAGGATGAGAACGGCCCTCGCATGATTACTACGCCTTGGTTCGACGAACCGATCCCGTTCCAAGAGGCGGCGGAGATCGGCACCAGAAAAGTGATTCAAGAGCATTCGACTCTTGGTGTCGTGGTGACAACGGACGGCTCCATAGCCGAAATCCCGCGAGCATCCTATGTAGAAGCCGAGGAGCGCGTGATCGCCGAACTGAAGGAAGTCGGCAAACCGTTCGTCCTTATTATCAACTCCACTCGTCCTCGCGGCGATGAAGCGATCCAGCTTCGCGGAGAGCTGCAGGCCAAATACGATATTCCGGTAATTACGATGAGCGTCGCGACAATGGGCGAAGAAGAAGTTATGTCCGTCCTGCGCGAAGTGCTCTACGAGTTCCCGGTTCACG
This region of Paenibacillus sp. JDR-2 genomic DNA includes:
- a CDS encoding 2Fe-2S iron-sulfur cluster-binding protein, yielding MSGRITFWPSGTTIEVKPGTPILTAARRAGVLIQTRCGGNAACFMCKVKIRPESDLMPIADEEKRKLAGLEQEGYRLACQAKVRGVVQVDVPLDPLRAAVQKLLAKQAEEKDELW
- a CDS encoding DUF3939 domain-containing protein is translated as MAMLTILIVTVLSLSGCMYPKSELKQNQAAPKEAVRNVQAAIDQYQSETGMLPMKNSSGDTPVYEKFQVDFTQLKNKGYLSSIPTAAFENGGNYYFLIINEETKPQIKLMNLVTYQQINDIQSWVNDYKKNHDNQLPKGEPAYPGYSYIDYKAVNKKEPELHSDYTFQTLAAIMDESGRVYTDYGIDIMQAMQKKGETDIAADTDLRTVLVDSGMFVPVKAPVYHWVNKEPQAVSDQGK